Proteins from a single region of Deltaproteobacteria bacterium:
- the polA gene encoding DNA polymerase I, whose product MTPRPIIHIIDGSGYVFRAYYAIRPLSTRAGLPTNAVFGFARMLSRLIKDEQPTSLAIAFDTAKKNFRHEIYTEYKANRDAPPEDLVPQFALIRELVAAMDIPVIEKIGYEADDLLATLTDQAVASGHQVMLVSGDKDLMQLVAPHVTMFDPLKNKYYNREDVIERFGVPPELVADLLALAGDPSDNIPGVPKIGSKTAAKLICAYGDIETIYKNLNESSKKLSAAEVSVIDNIESARLSKRLATLDHKAPVQLNIDAWQYQNPASAKLLPFLQRIEASGLIRDLGLEDSNNQIVLPTNTPYAPTVDQDSLSSEYNQTIDYSSYRTIFNLNELEQLMQKAKAHKYLSFDLETTSINAHRADIVGIALAVDSLAPVYIPIAHRYLGVPKQIELSQALAFLKPILCDPQILKVGQNIKYDINVLTRAGIKLQGIGDDSMIAAYVLSSTRVSYSLDALASEKLGHQNIRYTDITGKGKSQIGFEEVAIETATTYAAEDADVALRLCHILRSEIEEQQLNKLYRELELPLVSVLANMEHNGILVDANRLATLGSELNERITLLESHAYTLIGGKINLASPKQLQELLFNKLGLATARKTKTGYSTDQETLEALASEHEIPRIILEHRTLAKLKSTYVDLLTRMINPETGRVHTSFNQTGTATGRLSSSDPNLQNIPIRTDDGRRIRAAFIADPKHVLISADYSQIELRVMAHLSKDTNFINAYKNGEDIHHRTAFEIITGGGPVNAEARRRAKAINFGILYGLSEFGLAKQLGIPRGEAAAYIKLYFSRYPGIRDYFDTTIQTARISGYVSTIAGRRRYLPELHSQNRNIRQGAERIAMNTPIQGSAADLIKMAMLRLYDEINKNAPDIRLLLQVHDELVVEAPEAKCDLAVELVKEAMSLVMPLAVPLTVDVGVGYDWASAH is encoded by the coding sequence GCGTTAATTCGCGAATTAGTAGCAGCGATGGATATCCCGGTAATTGAAAAAATTGGTTATGAGGCTGATGATTTGTTGGCTACCTTAACTGACCAGGCTGTGGCAAGTGGCCACCAAGTTATGTTGGTTTCTGGCGATAAAGATTTAATGCAGCTAGTAGCACCGCATGTAACTATGTTCGACCCGCTAAAAAATAAATATTATAACCGTGAAGATGTTATTGAGCGCTTTGGTGTGCCTCCTGAATTAGTAGCAGATCTTTTAGCCCTGGCTGGCGATCCTAGCGATAATATTCCAGGCGTGCCAAAAATCGGTAGCAAAACTGCGGCCAAATTAATTTGTGCTTATGGTGATATCGAGACTATTTATAAAAACTTAAATGAATCATCAAAAAAATTAAGTGCTGCTGAAGTATCGGTGATTGATAATATAGAATCGGCTAGGCTTTCAAAACGTTTAGCTACTCTCGACCATAAAGCCCCAGTGCAGCTAAATATAGATGCCTGGCAATATCAAAATCCTGCTTCGGCAAAATTGCTCCCATTTTTGCAACGTATTGAGGCCTCAGGATTAATCCGTGACCTGGGTTTAGAAGATAGCAACAATCAAATCGTTTTACCTACAAACACACCATATGCCCCTACTGTTGATCAAGATTCTTTGTCTTCAGAATATAATCAAACGATCGATTATAGTAGTTATCGCACGATTTTTAATCTCAATGAGCTTGAGCAATTAATGCAAAAGGCTAAAGCGCATAAGTATTTATCATTTGATTTAGAAACTACTTCTATTAATGCACATCGTGCGGATATTGTCGGCATTGCCTTAGCAGTAGATTCTTTGGCGCCGGTGTATATACCAATTGCACATCGCTATCTTGGTGTACCAAAACAAATTGAACTTTCCCAAGCGCTTGCTTTTTTAAAACCAATTTTATGCGACCCGCAGATTTTAAAGGTCGGACAAAATATAAAATACGATATTAATGTACTCACTCGTGCCGGTATTAAATTACAAGGTATAGGTGATGATAGCATGATTGCCGCTTATGTACTGTCATCAACACGGGTGTCGTATTCTCTAGATGCATTAGCATCAGAAAAACTTGGTCATCAAAATATTCGCTATACCGATATTACCGGCAAAGGCAAGTCTCAGATCGGTTTTGAAGAAGTCGCTATTGAAACCGCAACTACTTATGCTGCTGAAGATGCTGATGTAGCCTTGCGTTTATGTCATATTTTGCGCTCTGAAATAGAAGAGCAACAACTAAATAAACTCTATCGTGAACTTGAATTACCTTTAGTATCCGTACTAGCTAATATGGAACATAACGGTATTCTAGTTGATGCTAATCGACTTGCCACCCTCGGCAGTGAATTAAATGAGCGTATTACTTTACTTGAATCACACGCCTACACGCTTATTGGTGGCAAAATCAATCTTGCTTCACCTAAACAACTGCAAGAGTTATTATTTAATAAGTTAGGTCTTGCTACTGCTCGTAAAACTAAAACAGGTTATTCAACTGATCAAGAAACCTTAGAAGCTTTAGCTAGCGAACATGAAATTCCACGAATTATTCTTGAGCACCGAACCTTGGCAAAACTTAAAAGCACCTATGTTGATTTACTCACTCGCATGATAAATCCTGAAACTGGTCGGGTGCACACGAGTTTTAATCAAACCGGTACTGCGACCGGGCGTTTATCAAGCTCAGATCCTAATCTGCAAAATATACCTATTCGCACTGATGATGGACGTCGTATTCGTGCTGCCTTCATTGCTGATCCTAAACATGTACTTATCTCTGCTGATTATTCACAAATAGAATTACGCGTTATGGCGCATCTTTCAAAAGACACAAACTTCATTAACGCTTACAAAAATGGTGAAGATATTCATCATCGCACCGCTTTTGAAATTATAACTGGTGGTGGCCCCGTTAATGCTGAAGCACGCCGTCGTGCTAAAGCCATTAACTTTGGTATTCTTTATGGTTTATCTGAATTTGGCTTAGCAAAACAATTAGGTATTCCAAGAGGTGAAGCTGCTGCCTATATTAAGCTTTACTTCAGCCGCTATCCAGGTATTCGCGATTATTTTGACACTACGATTCAAACCGCACGTATTAGCGGTTATGTCAGCACCATTGCCGGACGCCGACGCTATTTACCCGAACTGCACAGTCAAAATCGCAATATTCGTCAAGGGGCAGAACGTATCGCTATGAATACTCCTATTCAGGGCAGCGCTGCTGATTTAATAAAAATGGCAATGTTACGCTTATACGACGAGATAAATAAAAATGCCCCAGACATCCGCCTACTATTACAGGTTCATGATGAACTAGTAGTCGAAGCTCCTGAGGCAAAATGCGATCTCGCTGTTGAGCTAGTCAAAGAAGCCATGAGTTTAGTGATGCCGCTAGCTGTACCTTTAACGGTTGATGTAGGTGTAGGTTATGATTGGGCGAGTGCGCATTAA
- a CDS encoding response regulator, whose translation MHHILIVDDEERFVKNLESVLAGHGEEFSISLAAHGRQAIELLKTRPVDLVITDIKMPVMDGFELLAYLNREHPHIPAIVMTAFGNSHVENRVTNLGAARYLEKPIDIELLENSIFDTLSVGATGYLEGITLTTFLQLVEMEGKTCTISVSHKSRNGNVFCVEGKIIDAVSDNLVGQEALQAMLLLRGATLSILDKCNKRERRIHTSIQKLLGLPASVSISSENNVDNLAANQLIWRLLPLKVLYEAHINDANGEVVVRCGAKSARIFLSNNKIAWIVNGSMGMTFSRFLVQHAHLKSEDLEAVYSEARRTRRNFGEVIVDWGLVAKDALRQHLLEYNAYSLLDLFTWPQSEAMFIPDAKVFHGTLTFDLGEILRSMLVLDKEEKLPFVPCGITKDKIAIQPRGAFLGLGDLLVLNLATRAKGIISVIGEQHQGEVVVSDGVIVHAAIDSNVGEAAFREIAKMGDAVLRTRVLSDPVTKTIASHAHQLLFGTVVKAVSKTTESQQVTFGTETSVPTTKEESMVDINKINQAVAYLKQQLGEGLMATDIFMTADGQSIAGYNSNHKACALFNQMTQFLANTLGRSGFPALNRYYLMDLVDNKMVVVAPMGAYQWGMLIDTSKATMGLLLNVVLPESLGMAVEALK comes from the coding sequence ATGCATCATATTTTAATTGTTGATGATGAAGAAAGGTTTGTAAAAAACCTTGAGAGCGTGCTAGCCGGGCACGGCGAAGAATTTTCAATTTCTTTGGCGGCTCATGGTCGTCAAGCGATTGAATTATTAAAAACACGACCAGTAGATTTGGTAATTACCGATATCAAAATGCCGGTAATGGATGGTTTTGAGTTGTTAGCGTATCTCAATCGCGAACATCCACATATTCCGGCTATAGTAATGACGGCTTTTGGTAACAGTCATGTTGAAAATCGTGTTACTAATCTTGGAGCGGCTCGTTATTTAGAAAAGCCTATCGATATTGAATTATTAGAAAATAGTATTTTTGATACATTATCAGTGGGCGCTACAGGTTATCTTGAGGGCATTACTCTCACAACCTTTTTACAGTTAGTTGAAATGGAGGGTAAAACCTGCACGATTTCGGTTAGTCATAAATCACGTAACGGCAATGTATTTTGTGTTGAAGGTAAAATCATAGATGCGGTGTCAGATAATTTAGTTGGTCAAGAGGCATTGCAGGCTATGTTGTTACTTAGGGGAGCAACGCTTTCAATACTGGATAAGTGCAATAAACGTGAAAGACGTATTCACACTAGCATTCAAAAACTTTTAGGGCTGCCAGCTTCTGTAAGTATTAGCAGCGAAAATAATGTAGATAATTTAGCCGCAAACCAACTGATTTGGCGTCTTTTACCTTTAAAAGTATTGTATGAAGCACATATAAACGATGCCAATGGCGAGGTTGTTGTTCGTTGTGGTGCCAAGTCAGCACGTATCTTTTTATCTAATAATAAAATTGCGTGGATTGTTAATGGCAGTATGGGTATGACATTTTCACGTTTTTTAGTTCAACATGCACATTTAAAAAGTGAAGATCTCGAAGCGGTATATAGCGAAGCTAGACGCACGCGACGCAATTTCGGCGAAGTAATCGTTGACTGGGGTTTGGTGGCCAAAGATGCATTACGACAGCATTTACTTGAATATAATGCCTACTCTTTACTTGATTTATTTACTTGGCCGCAAAGCGAAGCAATGTTTATTCCTGACGCAAAGGTGTTTCATGGCACACTTACTTTTGATTTAGGCGAAATTCTTCGCTCTATGTTAGTACTTGATAAAGAAGAAAAACTTCCGTTTGTTCCATGTGGCATAACTAAAGACAAAATAGCGATTCAGCCGCGTGGCGCCTTTTTAGGTTTAGGCGATTTATTAGTTCTTAATTTAGCAACTAGAGCTAAAGGAATTATAAGTGTCATTGGTGAACAGCACCAAGGTGAGGTGGTAGTAAGCGATGGTGTCATTGTTCATGCCGCTATTGATTCAAATGTTGGAGAAGCAGCTTTTAGAGAAATCGCCAAAATGGGCGATGCAGTTTTACGTACCAGAGTGTTGTCAGATCCCGTGACAAAAACAATTGCAAGTCATGCACATCAACTTCTGTTTGGCACAGTAGTTAAAGCAGTTAGCAAAACAACTGAGAGTCAACAGGTTACATTTGGGACAGAAACATCAGTCCCTACTACTAAGGAGGAAAGTATGGTTGACATAAATAAAATCAACCAGGCGGTTGCTTATTTGAAACAGCAACTTGGTGAGGGGTTAATGGCTACCGATATTTTTATGACTGCCGATGGTCAGTCAATCGCTGGCTATAACAGTAATCACAAAGCTTGCGCCTTGTTTAATCAAATGACCCAGTTTTTAGCTAATACACTAGGTCGCAGTGGTTTTCCGGCGCTTAATCGTTATTATTTAATGGATCTTGTTGATAACAAGATGGTGGTAGTTGCGCCGATGGGAGCATACCAATGGGGTATGCTCATCGATACTAGCAAAGCCACAATGGGCCTTTTATTAAATGTGGTACTGCCAGAATCCTTAGGAATGGCGGTCGAGGCGCTAAAGTAA
- a CDS encoding sigma-54-dependent Fis family transcriptional regulator, whose translation MNHEQLKTTILLIDDDRKFTKAACTYLADEGLYAIAAHSRSEALEIYKQHPIKIVLLDQRLPDGSGVSLCQPFLQQDDALKIIFITAYPSFENAVLAIKAGAYDYLSKPLELEALSHAIRRAFRTIELECVDRVQNYHNEHERLETRLIGAQTGLADINTTIDRAAFSQVPIFITGETGTGKNVVAKVLHYRDQQRKGAFIATNCAAIPESLLEAELFGYVKGAFTGASQRRRGVFEMADGGTLFLDEIGLMPISLQPKILCAIEDKCIRPVGSEKSIPIDVRIIAATNADPAKAISQGRLREDLYYRLNVVHIHLPALRKRRQDIPLLCKHFINELGSGREVSFAEGEVEKLMNYQWPGNVRELKNVIDRALVLQGETALRPSELLGWGQTMPSYSIANTTPAKMLSLGEVERRHILAVVKQCGGNHTHAARILGISLSTLKRKLIQYSQDDNSNSNYSKVN comes from the coding sequence GTGAACCATGAACAATTAAAAACTACAATTTTGCTAATTGATGATGATCGTAAGTTTACTAAAGCAGCATGTACTTATTTGGCCGATGAAGGACTGTATGCAATCGCTGCGCATTCGCGTAGCGAAGCTCTTGAAATATATAAGCAACATCCCATCAAAATTGTACTACTTGATCAACGTTTGCCTGATGGTAGTGGTGTTTCATTATGTCAGCCGTTTTTGCAACAAGATGACGCCCTTAAGATAATTTTTATTACTGCTTATCCGAGTTTTGAAAATGCCGTATTAGCAATTAAGGCTGGAGCTTATGATTATTTAAGCAAGCCCTTAGAATTAGAAGCCTTATCACATGCAATTCGTCGAGCCTTTCGTACAATAGAATTAGAATGTGTTGATCGAGTGCAGAATTATCATAATGAACATGAACGTCTTGAAACCCGATTGATTGGCGCTCAAACTGGTTTAGCAGACATAAATACTACTATTGATCGTGCAGCTTTTTCACAGGTTCCTATATTTATTACCGGTGAGACCGGTACCGGAAAAAATGTGGTGGCTAAAGTGCTACATTATCGTGATCAACAACGTAAGGGTGCTTTTATTGCTACTAATTGTGCAGCTATTCCCGAGAGTTTACTTGAGGCTGAACTTTTTGGTTATGTCAAAGGTGCTTTTACTGGTGCTAGTCAGCGACGTCGTGGTGTTTTTGAAATGGCTGATGGTGGTACATTATTTTTAGACGAAATAGGGCTGATGCCAATCTCCCTTCAACCCAAAATATTATGCGCTATTGAAGATAAATGTATTCGCCCCGTTGGTAGTGAAAAAAGTATTCCTATTGATGTACGCATTATAGCAGCGACAAATGCTGATCCAGCAAAAGCAATTAGTCAAGGTCGATTACGTGAAGATTTATACTATCGTTTGAATGTAGTACATATTCATTTGCCAGCATTGCGTAAACGTCGTCAAGATATTCCGCTTTTATGCAAACATTTTATAAATGAATTAGGTTCCGGACGTGAAGTGAGTTTTGCTGAAGGTGAAGTAGAAAAACTTATGAACTATCAGTGGCCCGGTAATGTTCGTGAATTAAAAAATGTCATAGATCGTGCTTTAGTTCTGCAGGGTGAAACTGCTTTGCGACCTTCTGAATTGTTAGGTTGGGGTCAAACAATGCCAAGTTACAGCATAGCAAATACAACCCCAGCTAAAATGTTGTCATTAGGCGAGGTAGAACGCCGACATATTTTAGCCGTAGTAAAACAATGTGGTGGCAATCATACTCATGCAGCTAGAATATTAGGCATCTCTTTGAGCACTTTAAAGCGCAAACTTATTCAATATTCTCAAGATGATAATTCGAACTCAAACTATAGCAAAGTGAACTAG
- a CDS encoding PAS domain S-box protein, translating into MIESISQQIIKTIGAAESFEQALDGILKICLHESGLNAGAIIVPYLQHGFRIACMQELPASHKKILDSPSIDSLYGRTVLQQLPFYGPAKALFFQESQKNSEQISDGIALVPITYKHRIIAALHIIAHNCDEIAYSTRTIFEDIAILSAGILSHLADFELITQKNKELVHQEQHFSTVIKLIHDAVISFDNQDNIIFWNHAAQSIFGYFASQALNMRVPSLLPSRYRDTHEHYKVQLVTINKDKIDDIPNVDNHLTNQELLSISKSKSIEDSIEIMGQRQDGSLFPARFLGRTWQSNNQTYYTYLVRDLTQERQLESVASAINVMENIGYVFSGIRHELGNPVNNIKTTLAVLQRKLDEYEKENIREHLSWITLEVSRVEYLLQSLKGFSMFENPVEEDINVSIFLEEFQQLVQNDLQKRFIQLNLELDPNARSLCADPRALQQVMLNLISNAIDAVSDRVEPTITIKTIRRESWIAIAVHDNGCGMTHQQLQQLFKPFYTTKRSGTGLGLSLVHKMVSQMNGSIAFDSVVEQGTTATIYLPESVSREP; encoded by the coding sequence ATGATAGAGTCAATAAGCCAACAGATAATTAAAACCATCGGCGCGGCAGAGAGTTTTGAACAAGCATTAGATGGCATATTAAAAATATGTTTACATGAAAGCGGACTGAATGCTGGTGCAATTATAGTCCCATATTTGCAGCATGGATTTCGTATTGCTTGTATGCAGGAGCTTCCGGCTTCTCATAAAAAAATTCTTGATTCTCCAAGTATCGATTCACTTTATGGTCGTACGGTTTTACAGCAATTACCATTTTATGGCCCCGCAAAGGCTTTATTCTTTCAAGAGAGCCAAAAAAATAGTGAGCAGATATCAGACGGTATCGCCTTGGTTCCAATTACCTATAAACATCGGATTATTGCGGCACTGCATATTATTGCGCATAATTGTGATGAAATTGCTTATTCAACACGTACAATATTTGAAGATATAGCGATACTTAGCGCCGGTATTTTATCTCACTTAGCTGATTTTGAGCTTATAACCCAAAAAAATAAAGAACTTGTACATCAAGAGCAGCATTTTAGCACGGTAATAAAATTAATCCACGATGCAGTAATATCATTTGATAATCAAGATAACATAATATTCTGGAATCACGCAGCGCAATCGATATTCGGCTATTTTGCGAGCCAAGCATTAAATATGCGTGTACCATCGCTTTTACCATCGCGTTATCGTGATACTCATGAACACTATAAAGTTCAGCTAGTCACTATTAATAAAGATAAAATTGACGATATACCTAATGTTGATAATCATTTAACTAATCAAGAGTTATTATCAATTAGTAAAAGTAAATCTATAGAAGATAGTATTGAGATTATGGGTCAACGCCAAGATGGCAGTTTATTTCCGGCGCGATTTTTAGGTAGAACTTGGCAAAGTAATAATCAAACATATTATACTTACCTTGTTCGTGATCTAACTCAAGAACGCCAGCTTGAATCAGTAGCCAGTGCAATTAATGTTATGGAAAATATTGGCTATGTCTTTAGTGGAATTCGCCACGAGTTAGGTAATCCGGTAAATAATATCAAGACAACTTTGGCTGTATTACAACGCAAACTTGACGAGTATGAAAAAGAAAATATACGTGAACACTTAAGTTGGATCACATTAGAGGTTTCTCGAGTTGAGTATCTATTACAATCTCTTAAAGGGTTTAGCATGTTTGAAAACCCTGTTGAAGAAGATATTAATGTTTCAATATTTTTAGAAGAATTTCAGCAGCTCGTACAAAATGACTTACAAAAACGTTTTATTCAATTAAACTTAGAACTAGATCCAAATGCTAGATCTCTTTGTGCTGACCCACGCGCACTACAGCAAGTAATGCTCAATCTTATTAGTAATGCGATTGATGCTGTAAGCGACCGCGTTGAGCCTACTATTACTATTAAAACAATACGCCGAGAATCTTGGATAGCTATTGCTGTGCATGATAATGGTTGTGGTATGACGCATCAGCAATTGCAGCAATTATTTAAACCATTTTATACAACTAAACGCAGTGGTACGGGTTTGGGGCTATCTTTAGTGCATAAAATGGTATCACAAATGAATGGCAGTATTGCTTTTGATAGCGTTGTCGAACAAGGTACTACCGCTACTATTTATTTGCCAGAGAGTGTCTCACGTGAACCATGA
- a CDS encoding glycosyltransferase family 2 protein: MMHVRLGGFVIHGNSHATLGRCLDSLVAVCDEVLAVDSKSNDGSRELCAARNVRSVITDWHGPGVARQIAARELSHCDYLFFLDADEWLESKAIECLKSIHQQNLQLPHYSVRRRDWVTHGTQRYLFRKETRARLVRRDAAIWQPTWIVHEALPKRATKPLGIYIEHHFAQHPEELRKKQAVYAFLWAVRAFAEGRKSRSSFGRVFASAFRDAVIKGALWRGGIKGLTMSLATAQYHGLKYKYLNAINRGNYFEAISIFRNGNYNELFNMVQSGPPLLIE, encoded by the coding sequence ATGATGCACGTGCGCCTTGGTGGTTTTGTAATTCATGGTAATAGTCACGCTACTTTAGGGCGTTGTTTAGATAGTCTTGTTGCGGTTTGTGATGAAGTATTGGCTGTGGATTCTAAGTCAAATGATGGTTCAAGAGAATTATGCGCGGCGCGCAATGTTCGGAGTGTAATTACTGACTGGCATGGTCCAGGGGTAGCGCGTCAAATTGCCGCGCGTGAACTTTCACATTGTGATTATTTATTTTTTCTTGATGCTGATGAGTGGCTTGAATCTAAAGCAATCGAATGTTTAAAATCTATACACCAACAAAATTTGCAATTACCTCATTATAGTGTGCGTCGACGAGATTGGGTAACTCACGGTACACAACGGTACTTATTTCGTAAAGAGACACGCGCAAGATTGGTGCGACGTGATGCAGCGATATGGCAACCCACATGGATTGTTCATGAAGCTCTACCGAAGCGCGCTACTAAACCATTAGGTATTTATATTGAACATCATTTTGCACAACATCCTGAAGAACTTCGTAAAAAGCAGGCAGTCTATGCTTTTTTATGGGCGGTTCGTGCATTTGCTGAAGGTCGTAAATCACGTAGTAGTTTTGGTCGTGTTTTTGCTAGTGCTTTTCGAGATGCTGTTATTAAAGGAGCTTTATGGCGTGGTGGTATCAAAGGTTTAACTATGTCTCTGGCAACGGCACAGTATCACGGTTTAAAATATAAGTATTTAAATGCGATTAATCGTGGAAATTATTTTGAGGCGATCAGCATTTTTCGCAATGGTAACTATAATGAGCTGTTTAATATGGTTCAAAGTGGTCCACCGTTGCTGATTGAGTGA
- the hypA gene encoding hydrogenase maturation nickel metallochaperone HypA: MHEYSLVQSLLERINDEAKAHNAISVHSLKISVGELSGVDPELFETAYQIAREGTLCAQTKLEIKYKPAIWVCKGCKTELSNTEYLQCPKCGEAAFLKSGADIILERIELEVP, translated from the coding sequence ATGCATGAATATTCGTTAGTACAATCTTTATTAGAGCGCATAAACGATGAAGCCAAGGCGCATAATGCAATTTCGGTGCATAGTTTAAAAATCTCGGTTGGGGAATTATCTGGTGTTGACCCAGAATTATTTGAAACTGCATATCAAATTGCGCGCGAAGGTACGCTTTGTGCTCAAACCAAACTTGAAATTAAATATAAACCAGCAATTTGGGTATGCAAAGGTTGTAAAACTGAATTATCTAATACTGAATATTTACAATGCCCCAAATGTGGTGAAGCCGCTTTTTTAAAGTCTGGAGCAGATATTATTTTAGAACGTATTGAATTAGAGGTGCCATAA
- the hypB gene encoding hydrogenase nickel incorporation protein HypB: MCEACGCGDKNVVPIEVQTSLLATNDKQAQHNREHFLEHMVLALNLMGSPGSGKTALLEATARNNQANLRIGAVSADLATDNDQKRLEASGILAKSITTGSACHLDAALVHHALHDFAWQQFDIFFIENVGNLVCPAIYDLGQAANVVTLSVTEGEDKPYKYPVMFRKADLVVLTKIDLLPHVDVRVEAIQEALKKIMPQPRLICLSARTGEGMSEWLAWLDKQLQHRL, translated from the coding sequence ATGTGTGAAGCATGTGGTTGTGGTGACAAAAATGTAGTTCCTATTGAAGTACAAACCAGCCTTTTGGCTACCAATGACAAACAGGCGCAACATAATCGCGAGCACTTTTTAGAACATATGGTATTAGCTCTCAATTTAATGGGCTCACCAGGATCGGGCAAAACCGCTCTACTTGAAGCTACAGCTCGCAATAATCAAGCTAATTTACGTATTGGCGCAGTTAGCGCTGATTTAGCCACTGATAATGACCAAAAACGTTTAGAGGCTAGTGGTATTTTAGCCAAAAGCATTACTACTGGTTCTGCTTGCCATCTTGATGCGGCGCTTGTGCATCATGCTTTACATGATTTTGCTTGGCAGCAATTTGATATTTTCTTTATTGAAAATGTGGGCAATTTAGTGTGCCCGGCAATTTATGATCTCGGGCAAGCTGCTAATGTCGTTACGCTTTCTGTAACCGAAGGCGAAGATAAACCCTATAAATATCCGGTAATGTTTCGCAAAGCTGATTTAGTAGTGTTAACTAAAATTGATTTACTACCGCATGTTGACGTACGTGTTGAAGCAATACAGGAGGCATTAAAAAAAATAATGCCACAACCACGACTAATATGTTTATCCGCACGTACTGGTGAAGGGATGTCTGAGTGGTTGGCGTGGCTTGATAAACAACTCCAGCATAGATTATAG